The Cynocephalus volans isolate mCynVol1 chromosome 2, mCynVol1.pri, whole genome shotgun sequence genome window below encodes:
- the LOC134369924 gene encoding small ribosomal subunit protein eS24-like translates to MNDTVTIRTRKFMTNRLLQRKQMVIDVLHPGKATVPKTEIREKLAKMYKTTPDIIFVFGFRTHFGGGKTTGFGMIYDSLDYAKKNEPKHRLARHGLYEKKKTSRKQQKERKNRMKKVRGTAKASVGAGKK, encoded by the coding sequence ATGAATGACACAGTAACTATCCGGACCAGGAAGTTCATGACCAACCGACTACTTCAGAGGAAACAAATGGTCATTGACGTTCTTCACCCTGGGAAGGCAACAGTACCTAAGACAGAAATTCGGGAAAAACTAGCCAAAATGTACAAGACTACACCAGATATCATCTTTGTGTTTGGATTCAGAACACATTTTGGTGGTGGCAAGACAACTGGCTTTGGCATGATTTATGATTCCTTGGattatgcaaagaaaaatgaacccaAACACAGACTCGCAAGACATGGCTTGTATGAGAAGAAAAAGACCTcaagaaaacagcaaaaggaacgcaagaacagaatgaagaaagtCAGGGGGACTGCAAAGGCCAGTGTTGGTGCTGGCAAAAAGTGA